TAAAAAATCCTTCTACGGAGAGTTTTACTACATCCTCGCCTTTACACTTCTTGGGGTATTCGTACTGGCCTCCACTTACAACCTCATAATCCTTTACGTGGCTCTGGAGCTCGTATCCGTCGGTTTTTACATATTGACTGCACTCCTGAGAGGCTCTACGGAAGCGAAAGAGGGAGCGTTTAAGTACTTAATCTTAGGTGGTCTTTCTATAGCTCTCGCCTCTTACGGTGCCGCTTTTATGTACATATACTCGGGTAGCCTTGACCTTCGTGAAATACTGACCTATCAGGGGAAAGATATTCACTATCTCGTTCTCGGACTCGTTTTCTTCCTTATAGGTCTTGCGGTAAAGATAGGTGCGGTCCCCTTCCACTACTGGGTGCCAGACGCTTACCAAGGTGCTCCCACGCCTGTTACCGCCCTCATGGCGTCGGTCGGAAAGCTTGCATTCTTCATTCCACTTGTGAGGGTTATGCCTCTAGTTCAGGAAAAGTTCTCGCTTGTCTGGACAATAACCGTGGGAGTTATAGCGGCACTTACAATGCTCTACGGTAATTTAGTGGCCCTCGTTCAAAAGGATGTAAAGAGACTGCTCGCTTATTCCTCCATAGCTCACTCAGGTTACATAATGGCAGGTGCTGCGGTTGCAAAAGTTATAGGTATGAAGGCGGTTATTTACTTCCTCGTGGCTTACGCGGTCATGTCCGCTGGAGCTTTCTTGGTTTTAGCCCTCATGGAAAAGAATCCGGAATGGCAGAACTACATGGAAAACTTTTACGGACTCAGGTTTAACGCTCCTTACATTGCCTTTGCATTCTTCGTTTACATGGTTGCGCTCCTCGGTGTTCCTCCCACGGTAGGTTTTGTAGGAAAGGCTCTGGTATTTATGGCGCTTTCCTTTGATAAACTCTGGTGGCTTGCCTTTATCATGATACTTTCCGCTGCGATATCCACGGGATACTACATAAGACTTGTCGTGGTTATGTACATGCACGAGAGGGAAAAGGAAATACGGTCCGCCCC
The genomic region above belongs to Aquifex aeolicus VF5 and contains:
- a CDS encoding NADH-quinone oxidoreductase subunit N, whose product is MDLRALIGVIEIPDLKKFLPEFILLLLAFILFTLELFIKGKERRLVLNVVSYVGYFSVLMSLLIPWMYKGDTFYGNFTNDPLAVTVKIFAVLITLAILPFASSYFSAKKSFYGEFYYILAFTLLGVFVLASTYNLIILYVALELVSVGFYILTALLRGSTEAKEGAFKYLILGGLSIALASYGAAFMYIYSGSLDLREILTYQGKDIHYLVLGLVFFLIGLAVKIGAVPFHYWVPDAYQGAPTPVTALMASVGKLAFFIPLVRVMPLVQEKFSLVWTITVGVIAALTMLYGNLVALVQKDVKRLLAYSSIAHSGYIMAGAAVAKVIGMKAVIYFLVAYAVMSAGAFLVLALMEKNPEWQNYMENFYGLRFNAPYIAFAFFVYMVALLGVPPTVGFVGKALVFMALSFDKLWWLAFIMILSAAISTGYYIRLVVVMYMHEREKEIRSAPSHLGEKFSLFALTLASVLLGVLPSLVWFLIKQSAENLFTG